The Eleginops maclovinus isolate JMC-PN-2008 ecotype Puerto Natales chromosome 18, JC_Emac_rtc_rv5, whole genome shotgun sequence genome segment aaaaccttgggaaatgaagtaaaaaataagCAACAAAAGACttgaacttttattttgtttcttaatatttttattttattgtagtgtttttgttttatttgaataaaaaatactgtatttcacATCATGTTTGTTAATCAAATCTGCTTGTAATTTTAACGATATTTAATCTGTTATTCTGTAAtcaaaccctctttattttgcCACTGTACAGAAATTGGACCCCATCCTAGCACTAGCAGTGGGCAGCTGGTGTCTTAATGCCTTGCTCACGGGCAGTgaccaggaggtgaactggcaccccTCCAGCTACCGGTCCACACTtgtccaatcgggacgtgaacaGGCAAATACCAAGGCCATACGGAGTGAGCCACTGCCGCCGTTACGGGTTCATATTTCAATTTTTGGTGGAGATGCACTTGACTGCTGTTCTTAACGAGGTAAACGAGACAACCAATCGAGTGAAAGATGCACAATTAAAAATACAGGATGCAATTTCTTCCTTAAGTTGGATTTCTTTGATCCAGTAAacacttttttggggggatatGCATACCTGACAATCTCATTAGTTTTGAatgaaggagaaaaacatttcaattaattaaataaagatcagtttatttttgataaagtgACAAAGCAAGTCTCTTTAGGGTCTGCTCTATTGGTTTTACTCAAGGCTTCAATAAACTGCAAGAGTAAAAACAGCATTCATTCAGATTTGATTCATTTACGAAAatgagttagcatgttagcacttCTTGTTCCCttgtctggaagtcaatggttttctgaacgtgtttttggtttgaAGCATTGAATAGGTCTGAAGTTtaaacaagctgaagagattttcagacatctaaccaaaaacatgtcTAATAAAAAATGGTTGAGTTTAAGTCAAGGAAACACGGAAGCgataaaatgctaactcatttctgggtttgaggactcatccctgcaccactggGGGCCTTACATGAGCACCAGAACAACTAGCAGTGCGCAGAGGAGGCTGCTGATCAGCCTGACGCCCTGAGCCCCCCCGGCTAGGTTCCCTTCCTGGGTGAGGGTGCTTTGCAGCGCCGGGGCCTCAGTTTGCCCCTGGCAGTGCCTCAGGTCGGCCCCCACGCAGGCAGCGTAGGCCATGGCGTGGGCGATGTAGTTCTGCTCCTGCACGCCCTGGAAGAGGTGGGCCATGGGTCCGCGGGCGAGCACCGCCACGTCCTCCCCGCTGTGGGTGGCCGACTCTGTGGGGACGGCCGCCATCTGCACGTAGTCCTTAGTTTCTGGGAAACAGATGGACAGGTTTATAATTTAGCTGCCCGCTGCTCATGTTCATCTTCATACTGAGtgacatttttctcatactgtctgtctgGATATACCTCGGAGTCAGGGCCTCATTCATTCATATTAAAATTACCAGAATGGCCGGACTCTTGAGTACAAAAAGGTCTTCCCTTGATCTTTTCGGATCTTCCGTATCCGTTGATTGGGCCCCCAACCACTCCATCCAGGCGTTCATGGCCCGGTCAGGTGAATAGAGAGTTAAAATAGGGGCTGTGTAAGTATTTGTCCAAGTCGATTAAGCcataaaatatagatatttatgCTGGGTTACGGACGCCTCTTTACACTGATGTAAGTCAATGGTAAAAAGTGTATTCATTTGTGGCCTCTAGGAGAATTTTCTTTAATGCCTGGCGCTCTTCTTCTGGGGGGCTTGATAATAACCACGTGTTTTAGCGCCCGTTTCTTCTGAAATATTGAAGTGatgctttgaaaatgtttcaataaagtTAGTGCAATCTGAAAAATGAAGTTCAATTATTGATCATATAAACGTTCACCTGGCTGCTATGTCTCACAACCGTGACTGGTAGTGGATGAGGTGTAATTAATGCAagttctatttttattttttaagataagatggactTTATTGAtcacacatatttgtttgttatgCATAATTCTTAATTAATATTAAGCCACAGTTGTCTCTttacttgctgtaacaaatgtacatttcccctcttcGTGACAAATAAAGGTTTTCTGTTTCTGAGGTAAAAGTACCTAAAGAACCGGATAGaaataaccaaaataaatcagagaattactttaatgtttaaagacAGTAAATGTTCTCTTGACTAGTTTGATTTATAACCAAAGATACACTTATAAACTCTCAAAAACTCAGATTTTTAAACTTATATAAATATAGTAAAAGAACAACATATAGAGAGGAGTAAAGTATACAGTGGCAGTAGCGAGTACACTCAGGCTAAGTAcaagtatttcaaatgtgtacttGAGTACTTGAGAAGATAAAAGTATTCCCAAAAAAACAGACTGACCTTTATGTTCCCCCCTGCTGGGTTTAGGTCGACGTATAAGACCCGCTGACATTTCCTGATAATATAATCAGTCGTaccttctctctctcgctgACATTTCTCCTAATTTAATTTGCATTATTTCTTATAAACCAAGACGGAGAGAGTCAGTTCagttaagacacacacacacacacacacacacacacacacaccacacacacacacacacacacacacacacacacacacacacacacacacacacacacacacacacacacagacacacagacacacggaCGTCTCTTAACTATGGTGGTCTGGTGAAATGCTGTTGGGCTCTTTCCACTACAATAAGTCATGATTACTGGATGAAATAGGAGCTAATCCAGGTGTTATTGTACCTCCCTGATCtctacctgctgctgctgctgtgtgttttcagattaAGATCAACTGAGGAAAACAACCAGTATATCTTACTGGTGTCCACGTTGCGGATGTCCGGCCGCTTGCCGTTGGTGAGTTTGTGTCCGGGTCCGTTTCCGTACATCAGCGTGGTGTAAGGCAGCACGTCCTGGGCCCACAGCGGGGACTtacctggagaaaaaaacacaaactttgATTAATATTATCCTTCTGTGGGAACTGGGAATTTATATTTAAGCCGTGATGTCAACAAAGTGAAACGTGATGAaagatatttgtatttcattcaaacattttcagaaaaacaagatttgttattttgtatttatttattattgtgtgtgtgtgtgtgtgtgtgtgtgtgtgtgtgtgtgtgtgtgtgtgtgtgtgtgtgtgtgtgtgtgtgtgtgtgtgtgtgtgtgtgtgtgtgttatctttaAGCATCTTTGTTCTTTTAGAAATGCTTcacataaatgaaatgcattttattatatttagacACATTTTGATCTGTATCCGGACAGTTCCCTTCTCCCGACTTTCTATAAGTCACATAGTTTTGTAAATAGGACTCACACGCAACTCTTCTGTGTTTAGGAGAGACTTTAATTACTCTGTACTTATTAAAGCCTTGGAGGAGGCAAACATCCCAGCAGGCTTAGCCTAAATATCCCGTCACGATAGAAATGTAACGAGCAGAAACTGAACAACATTCTGCTCCCCTCTTATTTCATCCAACACTGATAGCTATAAAGGTAGGAAATTATCCAAAGATTAGCCTTTGAATTGGTCCTTCAACTAACAGGTCAGGACCAAAAGTTTATTACttaagattaagattaaaatatgcaaatgaggaaTTGTCTGATTCAACATGGTGAAGGTTTCAGgtagaggagagggaagagaggagacagagagtcGAAGATGTAAGGAGTCAATACGATCGATATGGAGACGAGGCAAATGCAGATTAAGAGGCGAGAAGGACTGATAAAACGAGGAGAACTGAGAGAGACTAAAGTAAGGGgggagaaagaaggagggaggggggggagggagggagggtgaggcggcatcagagaggaggaagtgaaaGACTGAAATAGAAATATGTGTTTACCGGTGCTGTAATTGTTagaaagcagagagaaatgTCAAGCTGGTagagagggaacacacacacacacacacacacacacacacacacacacacacacacacacacacacacacacacacacacacacacacacacacacacacacacacacacacacacacacacacacacacacactcaaaatgcCACACTTGGGTGTTTATTGTcgtggaataaaaacacacctggAGAGGGGAATGGATGGAGGGAGTTAAGGAAGGTAGAGGGGAGAATTTCTCCTGCACCAGAGCTATAAAACATGTGGAAACTGGatattttagcctctgcagaccatttacatgcactaaaacctacacaACACACTAAAGGAGAGGGAGAACCCCAACAAATCATGACAGGGCCTCTTTCaaataaagaataagtacatcaacttttactaaagtacttGGTTACACTCGTGCCTTAATTACCCAGAATGCTCTGCCCTCTGAACGGGTATCCGTTGAAGGTGAAGGGGTGGGAGTGGTCGGCCATCACCACAGTGAGAGTCTCTTCCTCGTTGGTGAGTTCAAGGCCCTTTGCGACGGCGTAGTCGAGAGCCACCGCCTCGTGGAGCGCCATGAACGCCCGGCCGGCGTGATGAGCCTGATCGATACGCCCCCCTGgtcacagaaagagagggggggggtggTTACTGAGGATTGTGGGTAACAGCTTCTGGCACAGTACTTTTGATAAATAGTCAGAatcacgtcaccatcgctaagctaaaggaggctaatgttgggctataaaggaactacagcacggtcacatgacttcacctcaccaccgctaagctaaaggcggctaatgttgggctataaaggaactacagcacggtcacatgacttcaggtcaccaccgctaagctaaaggcggctaatgttgggctataaaggaactacagcacggtcacatgacttcacgtcaccaccgctaagctaaaggcggctaatgttgggctataaaggaactacagcacggtcacatgacttcacgtctccaccgctaagctaaaggcggctaatgttgggctataaaggaactacagcacggtcacatgacttcacctcaccaccgctaagctaaaggcggctaatgttgggctataaaggaactacagcacggtcacatgacttcacgtcaccaccgctaagctaaaggcggctaatgctgggctatagaggaactacagcacggtcacatgacttcacgtcaccaccgctaagctaaaggcggctaatgttgggctataaaggaactacagcacggtcacatgacttcacgtctccaccgctaagctaaaggcggctaatgttgggctataaaggaactacagcacggtcacatgacttcacgtctccaccgctaagctaaaggaggctaatgttgggctataaaggaactacagcacggtcacatgacttcacgtctccaccgctaagctaaaggcggctaatgttgggctatagaggaactacagcacggtcacatgacttcacgtctccaccgctaagctaaaggcggctaatgttgggctataaaggaactctATTGGAAAAGAGGACCTACATAAATCTGGAGGATAaatctcctgttgttttgttttgttccagcACTTCCCTTCTCTCCTGTCCTCCCAGCAGCAGCCCTGGATGGTGGAGTTGACGCTGGCTAATAAGTTGTGAGCTGTCAGTGATTGGGAGCACCATATGCCTGCTTctatttatacatgtgttttaGAGAGTCATTGTGAAGACGCTCAGTGCACCGTGCGGTCCCCGGGCGCCTGCCTCAGATTaaaagagagatggatgagGAGGCCGAAGTCAGGTGAGGcagaaacacatcacacacacacagacacacacactgcggcAAATCCATTGAGCAGTGTGCAGAATCAATGTCAAGTCACCACCTCGGCCGCAGGTACACTGCATTCTCCACAGTGGTGCATTGTGGGTGCTGAAGGAACTCAATATGGAGGcttttttaatctaaatgaCCAGAGTTGGCTTTTAATCCCTAATTAGGGTCTCTTTGTGATTATAAAGACTCGTTATCTTgggttttactttatttattaacgttattgtttcttttcatgtgttttattttattatccctCGATGTACAACTATGCCTTTACTCTTATTGATTGCTGAACGTCTTATTTTAAAGGACTTTGGTCAGCTGAGGTTGCTTTaaatgtgctgtataaataaacttgacttGGTTTTCATAatttatgtctttattaaaaCTAACATACCAAATATAtcactttatttattgcaaTATACTGAACTTCTCttgaacacattttcatatcTAATGTACTTTCTATttgatttgatctttttattgaacattttactttaacttcttatattaatataataattactttaactgtgtttttattttacattatattgcAGTTTTAGTTTAACTTGTTAtgttaatattcatatttttattacagtttttgCTTTGCCAATTTTAACTTATAACGttgatgtaaatattttataacattttattttatattcttattGCACACTTTTGATTTCAagtcttattttatatatatttatattcttaatttatttattcatctttttttaacttaaaattcttataaatatttttattttatttaaatattttcattttattcttaaaaGGAGCAACTATCACAGAACCTACTGACTGAATCGATCGAACTGGACCAGCACAGTGGGTTTTTTGTCCTATTTTTAGCCGAGTCGTTTCCTCTCTGGGGATTTCATTATCCAGCCTCTGACGGATAATGTGACAGGGAGTGTGTGGAGAGAGTGGTCCTCACCCTCCACCAGCAGGAAGAAGCCTTTTGGGTTTTTCTGGAGGATGCGGATGGCTTTCTCTGTGGTCTCCACGATGGACGGGTCCATTTTCGGATCCCGTTCTGCCTCGAAGCGCATATCACCAGGTTCAAACAGAGCTGGGGAAGGAAAGGTCAGAGAGAGTCATTTCTATGAACAGTATTTCAGCCCACAGTGGAGGAGCAGCAAAAAGGAAAGTCCCATTTCCCTCCTCCGAACAATACTACAGCTATTTCCAGCACACAGGACGTGATGAAGAGGCTGCACTCTGAGGCACTAAAGCCCGATGACTAAATCCGTACCGTTCCTCCACACCACGGAGAACCCCACATAATAACTTTAAAAGCTCCACTGGAGGAGGTGTAGGCACAGAGGGGCTTTTCAcctcaactttatttatatatcttcCAAACAAAATGTTAGCGTCATCGTGTTTCACCGGCAAGAATGAAATGCACAGGAAATACAGAAAGTAGAATCATAAGCAGAATTCTGCAAGACAGCTTGTTCAAATTATAAATATCAGTTAGATCcctgattattattattcattttaaataatctatatattttttgggtgatttctaaatattaataaataattcacatttttaaatctttccatttgaaatgtttaaataaataaaaataataaaatgtttacatttgaaaaacatgtctcaatatttttctttatatttaattagttatttaaaaaaataatgatttgtttgatttgtttattttttaattatgtaaaaatatctttatataatattacaGTATACAATATTTATTCTACTGTGCAATAATTAATGAGCCATTCTGTTAATCTTATTCCGTGACTTTAATTGTGTTCATGTCTGCTGCAGTGTTGGACGAGCCTGGGACTCTCATTGCCAACATTTAAGCTGTAGCGTTGgtgcaaatatgaaaaataaagcctttgaatctgttgtttgttgtttagtAGGATTTGCACTTTGAAATCATGATACAGGTCAGATAAAGCAGCCCAGCATTAAGCACGTCACTGCCAGTTAATTGCACATAAGGGAATCACAGTTGTGTTCTTATTCCCATCGACGGCATTAGGATCTGCAACAGCTTCGCATCCAGCCTTGACATCAATGATAGAATACAAACTGAGCAAACCAAGGCCACTACGGGACGCTCGTGTCCGGCTCTCCGGGGGCCTGATGGGAACGCTTTGCCTCCATTTACCGCTCAGCTGCAGAGAACAGCATGAGAGGGAAGAGGGAAggtcaacaacaaacaaaaacaacaaactcacCCATGAGGTAGTCCGTGGTCTCAGGGTCAACGGCGCTGAAGTCTGTTTGATTCCACACGTAGTGGGCGACCTGCGAGTGGGAGGGCGCTggtttgttggtgttgttgttgtgagtcACCACAGCTGTAGTACGCTGCTTAAACTAAAGCAGTTTTCTCGCTCTCTGTGTTCGAAATATAAACATTACCTTTCCGGTTTTCATTTTCTGCCACTCATCGATGAGGTTGCGTCCGTCTCTCCTCTTGCCCCTGGAGAAGAAATCTGTGGGGTACTCCAGGTCCTTGGTGCCCGTCGGGGTCATGTACTTTCTACCACCACCAATTAtcacctggacacacacacacacacacacacacacacacacacacacacacacacacacacacacacacacacacacacacacacacacacacacacacacacacacacacacacagtgaaatccTCTATTCACACTACCATCTTTTAAAATATCTGTATCTGGCAAGTATTAATAAAATCtcctaaaatatatattatgatatacactttatttaaataattaataataataagtaaaatattgcagaaaatgtacatttatagCATCATTAAAAGTTGTATAAAATATCCTcaaaaattatgaaaatatcagaaaacaacaaaaaaaggtaaaaattgaaaaaaataatttcgtcaaatgacagaaaaataatattgaaactGTTTGGAACAATTCTAGAAAACCGGGGATTATGGAGATGCTCACGTCTATGTCGGTGTTGTTGAGCAGCTGGGAGGCGATGTCGGTGCAGCCGTCCTCTTCGCGGCTTCGGGCATATCGGCGTCGCTGTACCACTTCCTGCTGGCGCTGTGGGCGTAGCTGGTGGCCGGGGTGGCGTGCTGCACCCGCGTGGTCGTCACGATGCCGACAGACTTTCCTACACACATGATTGTTCCATGAGGCACGAAGCAGAAAAGGTGAGTTGTTTTTAAGCATCTCCTTAAGCTGGTTCTGCCGGTGCATGTATCTTTAGTTGTTAGTTTACTGTCTTtggatgtttgtattttgaccTTAGAAGGGAAAGGTTGGAAGTGAGAGACTTTAAGTGAGAAGCTAGTCTTGCTCTAGCCAATGCTGAAAACATACCataatgttatgtttaataaaGCTGTATtaaagaagacttgaaactacaGATTGAGACCATCAGGAAAATTAGAACTGatgtaataaatcaagtgagaagtagggcttttttttttcaaagacttCCATACAATCTGACTTATCGCTGCAACCAatggagtcgccccctgctggccattacAGGAAGGGCTGGCTAAAAGCACTTCTCCATTGGCTTCACCTttctgaccctgaccctgaacATGCCTCCTTCTATGGATACAGTAATCCCCAGAAACTCGATAAGATCATGTGGTGGTGACCGGTCAATCACCCTCTgctttattgtctattttactCCTAAATTGGACCATAGTTTACACATGTAatatcatgctgtattgaagaagacttcAAACTACACATTGAGACCAAAAACTCACCAGGAAAATGATTATTGAGGTAGGAGGTGAAGTAAGAAGTAgggtaattttctcatagacttgtATACAATctgtcgccccctgctggacgtTAGAGAAAGGGCAGGTTTTAAGCTCGTCTCCTTAGGCTTTACCTTTTGACCCTACTTGTGTCCTCTTAACTCCAGACGACATTTAATGGAAATTATTCCTGTGACCTTTAAATGGCAGCATGCATTTATGACATCATTAACTTCCTCATTGGCTTTATTAATCAGACGCCAGAGGTTTGCAGGACGGACACTTTCCTTATGTAACACACACTACGCTGTGGGGTCAGGGCCGTGGTGGCTGGAATGTTTTCCAGATACCGCCGGTGATAACACGGGAACACGATAAGAGTCAGGGTGCTTCACATCaccctgcagctgcagagcGCTGGAGGTGACACCTGTTTTCATCTTATTTATTTGGCTGAGGCTGGATCAGACCAGAGGGATTTTCCTTTTGTCAGGAGCAGAACTAAAGGGTGTCACGTCCCCGACACAGAGTCACAAAATCCCATTTGTACGTACATCAGAGCTCCGTTTACAGACGCCCTGCAGCCTTCTCAGATACTGTCTTTGCTTCTCTGGGAGTATTTACATCGGCAAGAAATGACCATTAGCATACGTGCTATGGTTATTAGCTCGTTATAAGCCCTGTGTTACATTAAAGGGACATTTATCTTAATTGCCTGACTCgttaaacaacacattcataCATTGGTTTCCTTCTTTTAGTCTTTGTAACCCTTTCACCTTAGTACCCGCACACCTCTTAAAGCTTTGTATAACTACTTATAAAGTCAATCATTCACATATTTCACACTTTCTGATCACTCACTGACATCTCATCAGAACTCCTGTAGTTGTAATGCATTATGAAATGTTCATTATGCATTACCATCATTGTTTTAATGCATCTTCATGTGAGTAAAAGTTACTCTGTGTGCTTCATTAAAGTCAGTCTATTTTAGAATGTTAGGTTGGTTATCCTGCACAGGTTTTATGATATTTAGAGCAAAAAATGACCATTTAAACTAACTTTTCAATCACAATAATGCATTTTACTGTGATTCTAATGCATGTTAATGTGATTCTAATGCACAATAAAGAGTATTATAAGGCAGAGCATCTAAAGAAATGAAGATATAATTTGTTCCTCGCAAAAATATGTCAGTAAGTGACCAGACATAGATTGACCTGCATGACTGAGGGCTGCACTTTCAATTGAAATAAGCATAAAAAAATGACTCCATCTATTTTTGATCTCAGTTGCAATATCAGTCCAAATTCCCCTCGGATCCCCCGTCTACCTCACTGACCTTCTGACCCCCGACCAACCCCCACGGTTCCTCAGATCCACCTCAGCCGGTCTCCTGTCCATCCCTGAGTCCAAACTCCGCAGCTCCCTCTAGACTCTAGAATTCCCTCCCTCAAGATCTCTGTCATTCCCAGTCCCTCACAGTATTCCCAGTCCACATCTCATCTCCTCTGTCCCGTCCCCCATCAATCCAATTAAGGACAAtcgtgtgtttgtttgtactcCCCCCACTGCACCCCTCCTCTATTGTGAGTGTCTCTGAGTCCCAGAGAAGCGCTTTATagatatattattattagtttttagAAATCGTACAGCCCTCCTACCTTTCACACTTATTGGACATATAATACCCTGCTTTGTATTTAGTGTTCGTTTatattttctgcacattttttgtcccaaatgtttatttttcactttcttttaaatgctagtttgatttattgtaattacactGGCTTGTTTTTACGCTGCTGCAACAAGAAAAATCCCACATTGGGATCAATAACGTAATTTTATGTATCTACCTGAACTTCTAAGTCATTATACACTAGCATGTTGTAAAGCATGATGAATGCATGTAGTAATGCAGTGAATAAGCATGTTCATAGTGCATTAAAGACAGAGGGAACTTCCGTTGTGCTGAACAGACTGTTCTGGGTTATGACTGTGATGGAGCGTCCTGCATCAGATTCTCTCTCAGTGTTCAGATGCTTGTTTTCAAACACTAATAATAACTGTTTCTGTTGTCCTGTCCTCACCGGCGTCTTTGGCCCACTTCAGGATGGACGTGACCTCGTTCCCTTTCTGAGTTTTGCACGCCCCGTTGCGAGCGGCGGCGCTCACCCCGATGGTGTTCAGGTTGGTCTTCACTCCGCACAGGTACGCCGTGGCCGTGGCGGCACTGTCAGCGATCTGGAAGTCCACGCTGTACGtctgcgcgcacacacacacacacacacacacacacacacacacacacacacataatatagTGTTGGACAACATTCATCAGcaaaagactaaataaaaatgtatttgattttgaCGATATAAGAGACTTTCAAGCcatctttgagtgtgtgtgtgtgtgtgtgtgtgtgtgtgtgtgtgtgtgtgtgtgtgtgtgtgtgtgtgtgtgtgtgtgtgtgtgtgtgtgtgtgtgtgtgtgtgtgtgtgtgtgtgtgtgtgtgtgtgtgtgtgtgtgtgtg includes the following:
- the alp3 gene encoding LOW QUALITY PROTEIN: alkaline phosphatase, tissue-nonspecific isozyme (The sequence of the model RefSeq protein was modified relative to this genomic sequence to represent the inferred CDS: deleted 2 bases in 1 codon); the protein is MESKRATVFLLLALSSCRAKVEEENPEYWRSQARDTLQSVLDRKLNTNVAKNILFFLGDGMGITTYTAARILKGQLQNQTGEETVMTMDTFPNVGLAKTYSVDFQIADSAATATAYLCGVKTNLNTIGVSAAARNGACKTQKGNEVTSILKWAKDAGKSVGIVTTTRVQHATPATSYAHSASRKWYSDADMPEAAEDGCTDIASQLLNNTDIDVIIGGGRKYMTPTGTKDLEYPTDFFSRGKRRDGRNLIDEWQKMKTGKVAHYVWNQTDFSAVDPETTDYLMALFEPGDMRFEAERDPKMDPSIVETTEKAIRILQKNPKGFFLLVEGGRIDQAHHAGRAFMALHEAVALDYAVAKGLELTNEEETLTVVMADHSHPFTFNGYPFRGQSILGKSPLWAQDVLPYTTLMYGNGPGHKLTNGKRPDIRNVDTKTKDYVQMAAVPTESATHSGEDVAVLARGPMAHLFQGVQEQNYIAHAMAYAACVGADLRHCQGQTEAPALQSTLTQEGNLAGGAQGVRLISSLLCALLVVLVLM